The Salegentibacter sp. Hel_I_6 region GCTTGCCTCAAAATCAAATTATTTTTCAATAATAATGCTTCGTGAGCTTGCTCAGAAGTAGTTTATTTGTTTGAAATAAATTTATTTCTGATAAGCTTTGTTATAGGGAGACCAGATTTCATAAATAGGATCTCCTTTAGAACTTTTTCCTTTATGGTGCCACTTACCATCTTTTACTTCATATTGAAACTCCAGGCTTGCTCCTACACGGCTTGCATCTCTGGAAAAGAATTCAATATTTTCAGTATATACACCATCTTCGGCAGTATAAGTTCCGCCACCAGTGCCATTAAATTCTTTTGTTGCTGAATTAAAAGCGATCCATTGAAATCTTCCACCGCTTAAAATTTTTACTGTACGCCTGTCTCCGGGAGTCATCGAGTTCATCTCGCCGTCTCTTTCACGGCCGGTTATAACCCAGTTTCTTGTAAGTTCATTGGTATCTTCAGAAATTCTTTCCCAAACTTTTGTGGTTATACCATCAGATATTTCCATTTTATTATCCCCTTCCCAACTAATGTTATATTCGTGCTCTGCACCAATTTCTTCCTTTTCGTAAGTGTCAAAATCTCGAATTTCAGTAAAAGTTTCATCGCCCAGGCTCAACTCCCCACCGGCAGCTCCTAAAAATTCGTTATTACTTATGTTTTTAGAACCAAGAGCAAAATAATTATCCTGAATAATTTTAATCACTTCGCGATCTGTAACGGCTTTTCCATCTTTTTGTATAAGCTTCCAGGAACCTTCAATACTTTGTGCTGAGATTAATCCAAAGCACAAAAGAAGCGGGAGTAAGAATATTTTTTTCATTGCAGTAAGTTTATGTTTTCCCTAATTTACGGAATTTTTTATATCTGGAGTACAATCAATTTTCGACTAATTGGTCCTAAATGAAAAGTTAAGAGTAAAGTTAAATTGCATATTATGAAGTTAAAATTCTTAAACTAAATATAAAATTGAATGAAATTCAGAGAATATTAACTTTTGGTGAATATTACTTATTTAGGTTTGTGAATTAATAAGTTTAATCAATTAACAAAACCTATGAAAAATTACAGATTTTATTTAATGAGTTTAGCTACAGTAGGCCTTATGGCGAGCTGTAGTAACGATGATGATGTGGTAGATAATACTGATGATGATATGCCCGGTGAAATGGATCGTGCAGAACTTTATGTTACTAGCGGTAGTAGCGGAAATGTAACGGTTTATAATATGGGCGATACGCCAAGTACTACAACTTTAAATACCAATTCTAGCTCAAATGAAGGTGTTTTTTACGATTCTTCAAACGATGAGTTGCTAGTAGCTTCACGTTCAGATAATCGTATTAATTCTTTTATGGGTATATCTGATATGCTTATGGAACAAACAGCAGATCTTGAACTGAATATAAGTTCAGAAAGTGATCTGGAAAGTCCTAGAAAAATTGCTGTGAATGGTAACACTGTTGTGGTAGCCGATAACGCTGATGTAGATGGAGATGATACTACTGATGATGGAAGATTTTTTATCTATACAAGAAGCGAGGACGGATTAATGCTTAGGAATACAGTAATTGTTGATTTTGCCGTTTGGGGAATTACTTTTAATGGAAATAGTCTTTATGCAGTTGTAGATAAAACAAGCGATCTGGCTATTTTCGATAATTTTTCAGGCACTTTTACTGCAGATGAAGAAATTATGCCTACAAAAAGAATTACCATTGAAGGTATTGTAAGAACCCACGGGATTGCTTACGATAGTGACGATGATGTTCTTGTGATGACAGATATTGGAAGTGCAGATTCAGATTCTGATGGTGCTTTTCATTTTATTGAAGACGCAAATTCAAAAATTGCTGCTGTGGAAGATGGTGGAATGTTGAGCGTTTCTGAGCAAGTAAGAGTTGAAGGTGATAATACTTTTTTAGGAAATCCTGTAGACGTAGTTTATGATGAGGAAAGTGAAAACATCTATATTGCTGAGGTAGCTAACGGTGGCGGTAGAGTTCTTGCATTTGATGATGATGATTATGAAGCCGGTGGGAATATCTCTCCAATTGTTAATAACGAATTGGCTGGAGCTAACTCTCTTTTCTTTCATGAGGAGGACTAAGAAAGTTTAAATTCAAATAAAAAACCCGAATGGAAACATTCGGGTTTTTTTGAATTTATTTCTCTTCACCGTATTTATCATATTCCGGGTAGAGGAAATTATTATAAGGGAAGCGAGTGATATGTATTTTTCTAACCGTTTCATAAACTCTCCTTCTAAAATCTTCCATGTTTTCCTTATTCAAAGCCGAAATAAACAATACGTTTTCTCCCATTTTGTTCATCCAGGTTTGTTTCCACTCTTTAAGGGTATAATGAGCTTTTGTCTTTTCAGTTATTAAATCGTCTTCTTCAATCTCTTCAGCTTCATATTGATCAATTTTATTGAAAACCATAATTGTTGGCTTGTCATTACTTTTGATCTCACTCATAATCTGGTTAACAGATTCTATATGATCTTCAAAATTGGGGTGAGAAATATCTACCACGTGTAACAGTAAATCGGCTTCCCTAACTTCATCTAAGGTAGATTTAAAAGACTCTACCAGTTGTGTGGGGAGTTTCCTAATAAACCCTACCGTATCGGTTAACAAGAAAGGTAAGTTTCGAATCACCACTTTTCTTACCGTGGTGTCTAAAGTTGCAAAGAGTTTATTTTCGGCAAAAACTTCACTTTTACTAATGGTATTCATTAAAGTAGACTTGCCCACGTTGGTGTAGCCAACAAGAGCAACTCGCACCAACTGCCCGCGGTTACCGCGTTGCACTTCCATTTGTTTGTCTATGGTCTCAAGTTTTTTCTTTAAAAGAGAAATTTTATCTCTAACAATCCTACGGTCAGTTTCAATTTCTGTTTCTCCGGGACCACGCATTCCAATACCACCACGCTGGCGTTCAAGGTGAGTCCACATTCCGGCCAGTCTTGGTAATAAGTATTCGTATTGCGCTAATTCCACCTGTGTCCTGGCGTAGCTGGTTTGTGCGCGTTGTGCAAAAATATCTAGAATAAGCGTAGTTCGATCTAAAACTTTACACTTCAGTATTTTCTCTATATTTTTTTGTTGTGCTGGTGAAAGTTCATCATCAAAAATAGCAGTACCTACATCATTCTCATCAACAAATTCTTTTAACTCATTCATCTTCCCTGTCCCAATAAAAGTTTTGGGATTGGGTTTATCCATATTTTGACTAAAACGCTTTATTACTTCTCCTCCAGCAGTATAGGTAAGGAACTCCAGCTCGTCCAGATATTCTTCTAATTTATCATGCCCCTGTTCTTTGGTAACAATACCAATTAAAACAGCTTTTTCGTGGGTTAGGTCGGTTTTTTCAATCATAAATACAAAGTTACATAATAGATTGCTACTGCGTTTTTTGTGGAAATTATTTCAACATATATTTAACTAAATTAACTACTAAAAACAACAAACCCGCCGGATTAAGGCAGGTTGTATTCATTTCATCTTCTGTTACCGTCACGCTGAATTTATTTCAGCGTCTAAGTACTATCCAAAACAAAATAGATAATGAAATCAGCGGGACGCTACGAATTAGTTTTAATTTTAAAATCCATAGTTAAATCCTAAGCCAAAAACTTCTCTAATTTGAAATCCTTTTACAGCATTATCATCATAAATGGCCTGGAAAATTAGATTCGTGGAAAGATAATCGTTAATCTTCATTTTCATGTTCATAGTATAATCTATATCCACATTCTGCGGATCTTCAAGGTAGTTGGAGTATAAATTCAGCATATTTTCCATTCTAACATTATCAATGATATCAAACTTGGCGTATCCAGAAACGGAAGTTCCTAATTCAAATCGCATCGCTTTGTTAGCATCAACGCCAAAATAATCGCCATCAGCATAATCTGGGCCTGAAGTAAAAGATTTATCTACAAAAACCATCCGGCCGGTAGCCGGAGCAATGTTTACGTAAAA contains the following coding sequences:
- the hflX gene encoding GTPase HflX encodes the protein MIEKTDLTHEKAVLIGIVTKEQGHDKLEEYLDELEFLTYTAGGEVIKRFSQNMDKPNPKTFIGTGKMNELKEFVDENDVGTAIFDDELSPAQQKNIEKILKCKVLDRTTLILDIFAQRAQTSYARTQVELAQYEYLLPRLAGMWTHLERQRGGIGMRGPGETEIETDRRIVRDKISLLKKKLETIDKQMEVQRGNRGQLVRVALVGYTNVGKSTLMNTISKSEVFAENKLFATLDTTVRKVVIRNLPFLLTDTVGFIRKLPTQLVESFKSTLDEVREADLLLHVVDISHPNFEDHIESVNQIMSEIKSNDKPTIMVFNKIDQYEAEEIEEDDLITEKTKAHYTLKEWKQTWMNKMGENVLFISALNKENMEDFRRRVYETVRKIHITRFPYNNFLYPEYDKYGEEK